Proteins from a single region of Methanobacterium sp. Maddingley MBC34:
- a CDS encoding CO dehydrogenase/acetyl-CoA synthase gamma subunit (corrinoid Fe-S protein) (PFAM: Putative Fe-S cluster; CO dehydrogenase/acetyl-CoA synthase delta subunit) — MQVTAMDIYRLLPQTNCEDCDEAACGEASCMAFATKLSEKEAQLELCTEISSEGFAKLESLLAPAVREITIGNGDKTTTIGGDEVLYRYELTYYNPTSLVIDVSDNLSDAEFTERVKVIEETEFERIGEMLTLDAIALRNASGDAGKFAEAALKLKKAKLPLVLCSFDSGAMKAALEKVGDERPLIYAVNESNLEEMAALALEYNCPVAIFSPNDLEKMKQMSRVLREKGIEDIVLDPGTFVEEGIGDSLDNFVMIRRLAVEEQDEDFRFPILGIPALTWLYEKDEIQGGIREATIAATLMNKYADMLIFHGTNIWELIPVLTLRQGIYTDPRKPQAVDAGLYEFGDLDKDSPILMTTNFALTFYTVEGDIKGKTNAYLLVLDTEGRAVDVSLAGGQLNAEAVADLIKETGIEDKVETRTLIIPGLAAPVSGEIEDESGWEVLVGPRDSSGVPDFLDKLKEKS; from the coding sequence ATGCAAGTCACTGCAATGGATATATACCGACTGCTTCCCCAGACTAACTGTGAAGACTGTGATGAAGCCGCCTGTGGAGAGGCCTCCTGCATGGCCTTCGCCACCAAACTCTCAGAAAAAGAAGCCCAACTGGAACTATGCACTGAAATATCCTCTGAAGGATTCGCCAAACTGGAATCCCTACTGGCACCAGCAGTCCGAGAGATAACCATAGGAAACGGTGATAAAACCACCACTATAGGTGGAGATGAAGTATTATACCGTTACGAACTAACCTACTACAACCCCACATCCCTGGTAATCGATGTATCCGATAACCTGAGTGATGCAGAATTCACCGAGAGGGTTAAAGTAATAGAGGAAACCGAGTTTGAAAGGATCGGTGAAATGCTCACCCTTGATGCCATCGCCCTTAGAAACGCATCAGGAGATGCTGGTAAATTTGCTGAAGCTGCTTTGAAACTTAAAAAAGCTAAATTACCCCTGGTACTATGCTCTTTTGACTCTGGTGCCATGAAAGCAGCCCTGGAGAAAGTTGGTGATGAACGACCACTGATCTATGCGGTTAATGAATCTAACCTTGAAGAAATGGCAGCACTGGCCCTGGAATACAACTGCCCTGTGGCCATATTCTCCCCCAACGACCTGGAAAAAATGAAACAGATGAGCCGGGTACTTCGGGAAAAAGGAATAGAAGACATTGTACTGGACCCCGGAACATTTGTGGAAGAAGGAATTGGAGACAGTCTTGATAACTTTGTAATGATACGCCGACTGGCAGTGGAAGAACAAGATGAAGATTTCCGTTTCCCAATACTGGGCATACCTGCCCTAACCTGGTTATATGAAAAAGATGAAATCCAGGGAGGTATCAGAGAAGCAACCATTGCCGCCACCCTTATGAATAAATATGCGGACATGCTAATATTCCACGGAACCAATATATGGGAATTAATACCTGTCCTCACCCTGAGACAGGGCATATACACAGATCCCAGGAAGCCTCAGGCTGTGGATGCTGGGCTTTACGAATTTGGTGATCTGGACAAAGATTCACCAATATTAATGACCACCAATTTCGCCCTCACATTTTACACAGTTGAAGGAGATATAAAGGGTAAAACCAACGCTTACCTTCTGGTTCTGGATACTGAGGGTCGTGCAGTGGATGTTTCCCTGGCAGGTGGTCAGCTTAACGCAGAAGCAGTAGCCGACCTTATAAAAGAAACTGGAATTGAAGATAAAGTTGAAACTCGCACACTCATAATTCCAGGGTTAGCCGCCCCGGTGAGTGGGGAAATTGAGGATGAAAGTGGATGGGAAGTTCTGGTTGGTCCAAGGGACTCATCAGGAGTACCGGATTTCTTGGATAAACTTAAAGAGAAGTCTTAA
- a CDS encoding Fe-S-cluster-containing hydrogenase subunit (PFAM: 4Fe-4S binding domain), with the protein MKTLMVIDPQRCSECQDCINACKKTHGVARTKKTSTVPVFCLQCHPDKAPCARICPTGAIREEDGTLIVDEESCIMCRLCMIACPVGMLVIDDEKKAVQKCTLCLDAEDQILPACVEACKDNVLKIFSVEDLEELKKDLSYTEVLNEAMKAYQDKL; encoded by the coding sequence ATGAAGACCCTGATGGTAATTGATCCCCAACGCTGCAGTGAATGCCAGGACTGCATCAATGCCTGTAAAAAAACCCACGGCGTGGCCAGGACCAAAAAAACCAGCACAGTACCAGTATTCTGCCTGCAATGCCACCCTGATAAAGCTCCCTGCGCCCGAATATGTCCAACCGGTGCCATCCGGGAAGAAGATGGAACTTTAATCGTGGATGAGGAATCCTGCATCATGTGCCGTTTGTGCATGATAGCCTGTCCAGTGGGTATGCTGGTTATAGATGACGAGAAAAAGGCAGTGCAGAAGTGCACCCTATGTCTGGATGCAGAAGATCAGATACTCCCTGCCTGTGTAGAGGCCTGCAAAGACAATGTTCTTAAGATTTTCTCTGTGGAAGATCTGGAAGAACTCAAAAAAGACCTATCCTACACAGAAGTACTTAACGAAGCCATGAAAGCCTATCAGGACAAACTTTAA
- a CDS encoding O-6-methylguanine DNA methyltransferase (PFAM: 6-O-methylguanine DNA methyltransferase, DNA binding domain~TIGRFAM: O-6-methylguanine DNA methyltransferase), whose product MKKEYNANLDPEKILVSFSPAEDLYFAVGVSPKSGKIVRIFLPQSSREKLCELISNEFIHFELTEKYQPLLEKIIKIYKGQKIEFDLDMLDLSAKKSTEHPGPVPNNFDLKVLQLVFKIPRGEVKTYKEIAESMGSQAWRAVGSAMARNPFPLVIPCHRVVKSDLNLGNYRGGVEMKKELLEKEGVKMKGLCVIRTSSYS is encoded by the coding sequence ATGAAAAAAGAATACAATGCTAATTTGGATCCTGAAAAGATTCTGGTATCATTTTCACCTGCAGAGGATCTATATTTTGCAGTGGGAGTTTCCCCCAAAAGTGGAAAGATTGTAAGAATCTTTCTACCACAATCCAGCAGGGAAAAACTTTGTGAACTGATTTCCAATGAATTTATTCACTTTGAATTAACTGAAAAATATCAACCACTGCTAGAAAAGATAATCAAGATTTATAAAGGCCAAAAAATCGAATTTGATCTGGATATGCTGGATTTATCCGCTAAAAAATCAACAGAACATCCTGGGCCAGTTCCCAATAATTTTGATCTTAAAGTATTGCAGTTGGTTTTTAAAATTCCCCGGGGAGAAGTTAAAACATATAAAGAAATTGCAGAGTCCATGGGAAGTCAGGCGTGGCGGGCTGTGGGAAGTGCAATGGCTAGAAATCCGTTTCCACTAGTTATACCCTGCCACAGAGTGGTTAAATCTGATCTGAATTTAGGTAACTATAGAGGGGGCGTGGAAATGAAAAAAGAATTGTTGGAAAAAGAAGGGGTGAAGATGAAAGGTCTTTGTGTAATCAGAACCTCATCTTATTCCTAA
- a CDS encoding HEAT repeat-containing protein (PFAM: PBS lyase HEAT-like repeat) → MDSDVNVDHLEEEQDVEGLIRALKDKDYLTRKEAARALKKVGDERAVPALIESLRYKSWHSDYVVLSSVRENSAEALGKIRDTRAIPALIQSMEDDPDEEVRLKAALALGELGDEEAVDALIAALDDSNWSVRRTAANALGRIGDHRAVPYLIKTLEDKDWHVRKYAAVSLGKMRDKKAIPVLLEAMDDEDADVRWKAMLALGKLGESAVPPLIKTLKNKNWRVRAKSAEVLGKIGGEDALHALINLLLGRTRDKNRHVRGKAAEALGRIGDEQGLEALKTAQKDEYKYVREKADISIQKILKPEKEVRILNYDNGEVSLDYSEYWEMVSTSDAKKVLRGLYANNSITLSLNRNTDVAEISSQEFAEMLKDVFRIQGSEVIDERGFEKYGMEIYEIYGENNEVTPTSILIVSYKKNNLMYYLWFVGDPVTFQEAKKDIEIMLDSFYIYG, encoded by the coding sequence ATGGATTCTGATGTAAATGTTGACCACCTGGAAGAAGAACAAGATGTGGAGGGTTTGATAAGAGCCCTTAAAGATAAGGATTATCTCACCCGAAAAGAAGCAGCCCGTGCTTTAAAGAAAGTAGGGGATGAACGGGCAGTGCCTGCCCTTATAGAGTCTTTACGCTACAAAAGCTGGCACTCTGACTACGTTGTCCTTAGTTCAGTTAGGGAAAATTCAGCAGAAGCCCTGGGAAAAATTAGGGACACAAGGGCTATTCCCGCCCTGATTCAATCCATGGAAGATGACCCTGATGAGGAAGTTAGGTTAAAAGCAGCGTTGGCTCTGGGAGAGTTAGGTGACGAAGAAGCTGTGGATGCATTAATCGCTGCCCTGGATGACAGTAATTGGAGTGTGCGAAGAACTGCTGCCAATGCTCTGGGAAGGATTGGTGATCATCGTGCCGTGCCCTACCTCATCAAAACCCTGGAAGATAAGGACTGGCATGTACGTAAATATGCCGCTGTATCTTTAGGAAAAATGAGGGATAAAAAGGCCATTCCAGTTCTCCTGGAAGCAATGGATGATGAGGATGCAGATGTGCGGTGGAAGGCCATGCTGGCCCTGGGAAAGCTGGGTGAAAGTGCAGTACCTCCACTTATAAAAACTCTTAAAAACAAAAACTGGAGGGTGAGGGCCAAATCAGCCGAAGTTTTAGGCAAAATTGGTGGCGAAGATGCACTCCATGCACTGATTAATCTTCTTTTAGGGAGAACCCGGGATAAAAACCGTCACGTGAGAGGTAAAGCTGCCGAAGCCCTGGGAAGAATTGGAGATGAACAGGGACTCGAAGCCCTGAAAACCGCTCAAAAAGATGAATATAAATATGTAAGAGAAAAAGCAGACATATCCATCCAAAAGATCCTCAAACCAGAGAAAGAAGTCCGTATTTTGAATTATGATAATGGAGAGGTTTCTTTGGATTATTCTGAATATTGGGAGATGGTCAGCACTTCTGACGCAAAGAAGGTACTCCGGGGTTTGTATGCTAATAATTCCATAACCCTCTCCCTTAACCGGAATACAGATGTAGCTGAAATATCATCACAGGAATTCGCAGAGATGCTTAAAGATGTGTTCCGGATTCAGGGAAGTGAAGTAATAGATGAAAGGGGTTTTGAAAAGTATGGTATGGAAATTTATGAGATTTATGGGGAAAACAATGAGGTTACACCCACCAGCATCCTGATTGTATCCTATAAAAAGAATAATTTAATGTACTACTTGTGGTTTGTGGGAGATCCAGTTACATTCCAAGAAGCCAAAAAAGACATAGAAATTATGTTGGATAGTTTCTATATTTACGGCTAA
- a CDS encoding geranylgeranyl reductase family protein (PFAM: FAD binding domain~TIGRFAM: geranylgeranyl reductase family) — protein sequence MKKMNYDVVVVGGRVGGSTASLFASKNGLDVLMIEKNQEIGTPVQCAEATSSSTFKTLEMEPSSKYVCTEIKGADVYAPDGTHGHLEGGYAEGFILERKLFDKQLAIESAKAGTDIMVKTTVKNLIRDNGKICGVVAEHMGRAIKIKADLVIAADGIESKVAKMAGLKTQQTPKSLCSCAQYEMVGVECDPNYLQFYFGEKIAPGGYVWIFPKGDGIANVGVGVRSDTETAYSFLKRFTSTMDATPVELNMGGVPVYGPVKRTYTNGLMVVGDAAGQVEPFTGGGIHVTAHCARIAGEVAAEAIEKENTSGNFLKKYETLWQKKVGKDLKQSLKYRKIIDQLTDEEMNILAKFLKEQDMESISKMSVLGFVRDYPQFLKLLKDIL from the coding sequence ATGAAAAAAATGAATTATGATGTGGTAGTTGTAGGGGGACGTGTTGGAGGATCTACTGCCTCCTTATTTGCATCTAAAAATGGTTTAGATGTGTTAATGATTGAAAAAAATCAGGAAATAGGGACTCCTGTACAGTGCGCTGAGGCCACGAGCTCCAGTACATTCAAAACCCTGGAAATGGAACCATCTTCCAAATACGTCTGTACTGAAATTAAAGGAGCTGATGTATACGCCCCTGACGGTACCCATGGCCATCTGGAAGGAGGATATGCAGAAGGGTTTATTTTAGAGAGGAAATTATTTGATAAACAGCTTGCCATAGAATCAGCCAAAGCAGGAACTGATATTATGGTGAAAACCACAGTAAAAAATCTCATACGTGACAATGGGAAGATTTGTGGGGTGGTTGCAGAGCATATGGGACGTGCAATTAAAATTAAAGCAGACCTGGTTATTGCTGCCGATGGAATAGAATCTAAGGTAGCCAAGATGGCTGGGCTTAAAACTCAGCAGACTCCCAAGAGTCTTTGTTCTTGTGCACAATATGAAATGGTGGGTGTGGAGTGTGATCCCAATTATCTTCAATTTTACTTCGGTGAGAAGATAGCTCCTGGTGGATACGTATGGATTTTCCCCAAGGGTGACGGCATTGCCAATGTGGGTGTGGGTGTCAGGAGTGATACTGAAACTGCCTATAGTTTCCTTAAAAGATTTACTTCAACCATGGATGCCACTCCAGTTGAGCTGAATATGGGGGGAGTTCCAGTTTATGGACCAGTGAAGAGAACATATACTAATGGTTTGATGGTAGTGGGAGACGCTGCAGGACAAGTAGAACCATTCACAGGAGGAGGAATTCATGTTACTGCACACTGCGCCCGTATTGCAGGTGAAGTGGCAGCAGAGGCCATTGAAAAGGAAAACACTTCCGGAAATTTTTTGAAAAAATATGAAACCCTCTGGCAAAAAAAAGTTGGTAAGGATCTAAAACAATCATTAAAGTATCGTAAAATAATTGATCAGTTAACTGATGAAGAAATGAATATCCTGGCAAAATTCCTTAAAGAACAGGACATGGAATCCATCTCCAAAATGTCGGTGCTGGGTTTTGTACGTGACTACCCCCAATTTTTAAAACTTTTAAAGGATATACTATAG
- a CDS encoding putative phosphohydrolase (PFAM: Calcineurin-like phosphoesterase), protein MRERIIQISDVHFGEKNFSHELKNNLLGQLVNENPDLVIVSGDLTTNGYPHEYEEAAAFIDELRSITKTYVIPGNHDARNVGLLHYESMIGNRKFVHIDKDGEYAVIGLDSSEPDINDGQIGIDQMEWLKTQLEKIPEHMGKIVTFHHHLMPIPQTGRERNILLDSGDLMRLLTDNGVDLVLNGHKHVPNVWMVEKMVTLNSGTVTTRKLRGQTRPCYNQLSFEDEDFYVNLVDTETGKKKQLAYYSVKVENEEYVVCSTRHNSMGTF, encoded by the coding sequence ATGAGAGAAAGAATAATTCAAATTTCAGATGTTCATTTTGGAGAGAAGAACTTCTCCCATGAACTTAAAAACAACCTTCTAGGGCAGCTTGTGAATGAAAATCCAGATCTGGTAATTGTTTCTGGTGATCTTACCACCAATGGATATCCTCATGAGTATGAGGAAGCTGCGGCTTTTATTGATGAACTGAGATCCATAACCAAAACCTACGTGATTCCAGGTAATCACGATGCCCGTAATGTGGGTCTTCTCCATTATGAGAGCATGATTGGAAACCGGAAGTTCGTGCACATTGACAAAGATGGTGAATATGCCGTAATTGGTCTGGACTCCTCTGAACCAGATATCAACGATGGTCAAATAGGAATTGACCAGATGGAATGGTTGAAAACCCAGCTGGAAAAAATCCCGGAACATATGGGAAAAATAGTAACCTTCCATCATCACCTGATGCCCATACCTCAGACTGGGAGAGAAAGGAATATATTGCTGGACTCTGGTGATTTAATGAGGTTATTAACAGATAATGGTGTTGATCTGGTGTTAAACGGCCATAAGCATGTTCCAAATGTGTGGATGGTTGAAAAGATGGTCACTCTCAATTCTGGGACTGTCACCACCCGTAAACTAAGGGGACAGACCAGGCCCTGCTACAATCAATTATCCTTTGAAGATGAAGATTTCTATGTGAACCTGGTGGACACTGAAACAGGCAAGAAGAAACAACTGGCTTATTACTCAGTCAAAGTTGAAAATGAAGAGTACGTGGTCTGTTCCACCCGCCACAATTCCATGGGGACATTTTAA
- a CDS encoding putative phosphohydrolase (PFAM: Calcineurin-like phosphoesterase), with product MVFSMGKKVIQISDVHFGDSTFSSRLKSNLLAQLEEGNPDLLIFAGDLTASGYAHEYEQALEFVDELKSITKTHIIPGNHDARNVGLVHFEKMISERKFVHVDKSSNFTVIGLDSSEADVSHGQIGRDQLDWLKSELAKIPEDQAKVVTFHHHIIPIPQTGRERNILLDSGDLMHILTENGVDFVLNGHKHVPNVWMLNNMVVLNSGTPTTRRLRGNIYSSYNELQINDGEVFVNLVKTETGSKRQIAHYSVEVRDESFVIYSYTHNSIHKV from the coding sequence ATGGTGTTTTCAATGGGGAAAAAAGTAATTCAAATATCGGATGTACATTTTGGGGATAGTACCTTCTCTTCAAGACTTAAATCCAACCTCCTGGCTCAGTTGGAGGAGGGGAATCCTGATCTTTTAATATTTGCAGGGGATCTCACTGCCAGTGGTTATGCCCATGAATATGAACAGGCCCTGGAATTCGTTGATGAATTAAAATCCATTACCAAAACCCACATAATTCCCGGAAACCACGATGCCCGTAACGTGGGATTGGTACATTTTGAAAAGATGATCAGTGAACGAAAATTTGTCCATGTTGATAAAAGTTCCAATTTCACCGTTATCGGGCTTGATTCATCTGAAGCTGATGTTAGCCACGGGCAGATTGGACGCGATCAGCTGGACTGGTTAAAATCTGAATTGGCCAAAATACCAGAGGACCAGGCTAAAGTTGTCACTTTCCACCACCACATCATACCCATCCCCCAAACAGGAAGAGAAAGAAATATTCTCCTGGATTCTGGGGATTTAATGCATATTTTAACCGAGAATGGTGTTGATTTTGTGTTAAATGGGCATAAACATGTCCCCAATGTGTGGATGCTTAACAATATGGTGGTTTTAAACTCTGGAACTCCAACCACCAGAAGATTGCGTGGAAATATATATTCCAGCTACAATGAACTGCAAATTAATGATGGGGAAGTGTTTGTTAATTTGGTGAAAACAGAGACTGGAAGTAAAAGACAGATTGCCCATTATTCGGTGGAGGTGAGGGATGAATCCTTTGTGATTTATTCTTATACTCATAATTCAATACATAAAGTTTGA
- a CDS encoding phosphate uptake regulator (PFAM: PhoU domain) has protein sequence MTNRAKNSTLKAVLEVILYDNPATQDEIAEKLGLTRRYVTKLLQPLIKEGVVRRAYILDLKKFDEFSEMFDEEKTSREHAGTFLIKDMLRDMAKHICRQFDMSFEALLQYDSEMAEEALKLDYISNNMHEKIRSSVETVISINPYSEFSKTMVLGEVGYDLERIADHTCHIANFALQESDPIDEEMMETLKSMYKTSRKMVNQSMDAFLDERLELKDKVMDYEERIHELQKKALNNIATQMAEDDVMDKDRSNYYLALSRVVKAFERIGDISIEIIDTAGEFYRNIPRTTTPERFRRMKP, from the coding sequence ATGACGAATAGAGCAAAAAATAGTACTCTTAAGGCAGTTTTGGAAGTGATTCTATATGATAATCCTGCTACTCAGGATGAAATAGCAGAAAAGCTGGGATTAACCCGGAGGTATGTGACTAAACTGTTACAGCCGCTCATCAAAGAGGGAGTAGTCAGAAGGGCATATATTCTTGATCTTAAGAAGTTCGATGAATTTTCAGAAATGTTTGATGAGGAAAAAACTTCCAGGGAGCACGCTGGAACCTTCCTGATAAAGGACATGCTAAGGGACATGGCCAAACATATCTGCCGCCAGTTTGACATGTCATTTGAAGCTCTACTGCAGTATGATTCTGAAATGGCTGAGGAAGCCCTTAAACTGGATTACATCTCTAATAACATGCATGAAAAAATACGTTCATCTGTGGAAACTGTTATATCCATTAATCCATACTCAGAGTTCAGTAAAACCATGGTCTTGGGAGAAGTGGGATACGATCTGGAACGTATTGCTGACCATACTTGTCACATTGCTAACTTTGCCCTGCAAGAGTCAGACCCAATTGATGAAGAGATGATGGAAACGTTAAAATCCATGTATAAAACTTCACGTAAAATGGTGAATCAGTCAATGGATGCCTTTTTAGATGAACGTCTGGAGCTTAAGGATAAGGTTATGGATTACGAGGAAAGGATCCATGAACTGCAGAAGAAGGCCTTAAACAACATAGCCACCCAGATGGCTGAGGATGATGTTATGGACAAAGACCGATCCAACTATTACCTCGCACTATCCCGTGTTGTCAAGGCTTTTGAGCGTATTGGGGATATATCCATTGAGATAATTGACACTGCTGGTGAATTCTACCGTAACATACCTCGAACCACCACTCCTGAACGTTTCCGTAGGATGAAACCTTGA
- a CDS encoding citrate synthase (PFAM: Citrate synthase) codes for MISNEVLKGMFQPRTTPWRTSITKVEPNRLITQGYPQEDLIGNISFPEMIHLLLKGALPTKNQEKMLQAILVSFCDHGITPPSTQSARLMASAGSPVNACLAGGILAFGENHAGAIEITMQMLQEGVNLSRNEDIPLDETAQKLINYFAENERKIPGFGHRYHKEDPRAPRLIELGWKYDCFKEHSQLAMHIQDLLSERKGIKMNIDGANAALLSDMGFNWRVGCGLFIVGRIPGLLAHIQEEKTQEKPFRKLIDVDTI; via the coding sequence ATGATCAGTAATGAAGTACTAAAGGGGATGTTCCAACCCAGAACCACACCCTGGAGAACATCCATTACTAAAGTGGAACCAAATAGACTCATCACCCAGGGATATCCCCAGGAAGACTTGATAGGAAACATTTCATTTCCAGAAATGATACATCTCCTCTTAAAGGGTGCGCTCCCCACCAAAAACCAGGAAAAAATGCTGCAGGCCATACTGGTTTCATTCTGTGATCATGGAATCACACCCCCCAGTACCCAGTCAGCCCGGCTGATGGCATCGGCAGGATCTCCTGTAAACGCATGTCTAGCCGGAGGAATATTAGCTTTCGGCGAAAATCATGCAGGAGCAATTGAAATTACCATGCAAATGTTACAGGAAGGTGTCAACCTATCCCGAAATGAGGATATTCCCCTTGATGAAACTGCACAAAAATTGATAAACTACTTTGCTGAAAATGAAAGGAAAATACCTGGATTTGGCCACAGGTACCATAAAGAGGACCCTCGTGCACCAAGATTAATTGAACTGGGCTGGAAATATGATTGTTTCAAAGAACACAGCCAGTTGGCAATGCATATCCAGGATCTGTTAAGTGAAAGAAAAGGAATTAAAATGAACATTGACGGTGCCAATGCAGCATTACTCTCAGATATGGGATTTAACTGGAGAGTGGGATGTGGTTTATTTATTGTTGGTAGAATTCCTGGCCTCCTAGCGCACATCCAGGAGGAAAAAACCCAGGAAAAGCCATTCAGAAAACTCATTGATGTAGATACAATATAG
- a CDS encoding phosphate binding protein (TIGRFAM: phosphate binding protein) produces the protein MDMKYIIGIIVAIIIIVGAYFVLAGGSGQEKITIVGSTSVQPVAEKLATEYMKTNPNVKITVQGGGSAVGIKSAQDGTASIGTSSKSLKANESTGLTQYEIGKDGIAIIVNNNNALNGLTLDQVKGIFNGSITNWNQVGGSDAQINVIVREDGSGTRDAVQEIVLGKLANGTKVAFVKSAIVQSSTEAVQQAVAQDPNAVGFISFASVNNTKALQINNVAPSEATILDGTYKIQRPFLFLVKGDPTGAVKSFIDWVNGPEGQAIIKSDKVVPTGKQVNSTS, from the coding sequence ATGGACATGAAGTACATAATAGGAATAATAGTAGCAATAATAATAATAGTCGGTGCTTATTTTGTCCTCGCTGGAGGTAGTGGGCAGGAAAAAATAACCATCGTTGGTTCTACATCTGTACAGCCTGTTGCTGAAAAATTAGCCACAGAATATATGAAAACGAATCCCAACGTGAAGATAACTGTTCAGGGTGGAGGTTCTGCTGTGGGTATTAAGAGTGCACAGGATGGTACAGCAAGCATTGGAACCAGTTCCAAGTCGTTGAAAGCTAATGAATCCACAGGATTAACTCAATATGAAATTGGTAAAGATGGAATTGCCATTATCGTCAACAACAACAATGCTCTCAATGGATTAACCCTGGATCAGGTTAAAGGAATCTTCAATGGAAGCATAACCAACTGGAATCAGGTTGGTGGATCTGATGCTCAGATAAATGTCATTGTACGTGAAGACGGTTCAGGTACTCGTGATGCAGTTCAGGAAATAGTTCTAGGTAAATTAGCCAACGGTACCAAAGTAGCTTTCGTAAAATCAGCCATTGTGCAAAGTTCCACCGAAGCAGTACAGCAAGCTGTAGCTCAGGATCCCAACGCTGTTGGTTTCATATCATTCGCTTCAGTGAATAACACTAAAGCCCTGCAGATAAACAATGTTGCACCTTCCGAAGCAACTATACTCGATGGTACCTACAAGATCCAGAGACCATTCCTGTTCCTGGTTAAAGGAGATCCTACCGGGGCAGTTAAATCATTCATTGACTGGGTAAATGGACCTGAAGGTCAGGCTATTATAAAATCTGATAAGGTAGTACCAACTGGTAAGCAGGTGAACAGCACCTCTTAA
- a CDS encoding phosphate binding protein (TIGRFAM: phosphate binding protein) encodes MDLKYGIGLLVILIIIIAVYTFGTGSNYEKIEIAGSTSVQPVAEKLAAKYMEEHPNVRIDVMGGGSGLGIRSVSQGIIDIGTSSKQLKTAEKQGLNEYPIGSEGIVMAVNLENPVGNLTKSQLKDIFSGNITNWKEVGGPDAKIDLVVREEGSGTRSAFEDLVMNKTKVKADAIVQTSTESIKVAVKQDPNAIGYISLAHMTSDVKAVTIDGVAPSIETVKDGSYKLQRPFLFLTNGEPEGQVKEFIDWCLGPEGQEIVKDEKIVPVN; translated from the coding sequence ATGGACCTGAAATATGGCATAGGTTTACTGGTTATACTAATAATTATCATCGCCGTTTACACATTCGGCACTGGAAGCAATTATGAGAAGATAGAAATTGCGGGTTCAACATCGGTACAACCGGTGGCTGAAAAACTTGCAGCAAAATACATGGAAGAACATCCCAATGTACGAATTGATGTTATGGGTGGAGGATCTGGACTGGGAATAAGAAGTGTTTCTCAGGGCATAATTGACATTGGGACCAGTTCAAAACAATTAAAAACCGCTGAAAAGCAAGGTTTAAATGAATATCCAATAGGTAGCGAAGGTATTGTAATGGCAGTTAATCTTGAAAACCCGGTGGGTAATCTGACCAAAAGCCAGCTTAAAGATATCTTTTCAGGTAACATTACCAACTGGAAGGAAGTTGGAGGCCCTGATGCTAAAATTGATCTGGTGGTCCGAGAAGAAGGCTCCGGTACTCGTAGTGCATTTGAAGATCTGGTGATGAACAAAACCAAAGTAAAAGCTGATGCCATTGTTCAGACATCCACAGAATCCATAAAGGTTGCTGTAAAACAGGACCCCAATGCTATTGGATACATATCCCTGGCACACATGACTTCTGATGTTAAAGCAGTTACAATTGATGGAGTAGCTCCATCTATTGAAACAGTTAAAGATGGTTCTTATAAGTTACAAAGACCGTTCCTTTTCCTTACAAATGGGGAACCGGAAGGACAGGTTAAAGAATTCATTGACTGGTGTTTAGGTCCTGAAGGACAGGAAATTGTAAAAGATGAGAAAATTGTTCCTGTAAACTGA